The Desulfurellaceae bacterium nucleotide sequence ATGCCGGCCGAAGATGTACAGAAAAAACAGGTTGCCGATCAAATGGGTCCAGCTGCCGTGCAAGAAAATACTGCTCAGGAGGGGCAACAGACGCGGCAGCCGGCCCTGCACGACGGCCTCAGAGAACTGGGCCGGCACCCAGCCATAGTGGACAAAAAACGCAGCCAGGTCACGGCCTGCGTACTGCTGGTATAATTCAAAGCCGAACAGACCGATGCAGACTGCTATCACGACGAAGGTGACCCACGGCGTGCGCTGCAAAGGAATCGTTGACCCAATCGGAATCATATGGGCACCGACACCGGGCGGGGGTTTTTCGTTGACGGAACGTAACGGATTTCTTATAGCACCGGCGTGTCAGGTATGATAGGGGAAAAGCCTATGCCGATCTACGATTACCACTGTCAGGCGTGTCACAAAACCCAGAGTCTGCTCTTCCTCAGCCTGACCGAGGCCGAGATCGGAGAACGGACATGCCGGTGGTGTGGCGAGCCCCGGCTCAGGCGCATCCTGTCCCGTTTTGCCTACCACCAGAGCGAGGCCAGTCGCCTCCAAGATTTTGATACCGGCGCCCCGCGCGACGAATCCTTTTACCGCGACTCTCGCAATGTCGGCCTGTGGGCCAAGAAGCGGGCCAAAGAGATGGGGGCCGATCTCGGATCGCAGTTCGAGGAAACCGTCGAAAAAGCTCGGAGCGGGAAGATCGGCGATGATGTCTAAGATGATCTCTAAATTGAGTGCTGAGCCCTCCCCCGTGTCTGCTCCGGCCTACTCAGCCCGGTCCGGGTCGGTGCTATGATCCGTCGGGCGCGCACTCTCCTGTGGCGGGCGTGTCGTGTGGTCGGCGGGGGGGCGCTCGTCGTGGCCGGCATTTTTCTCAGTCTGCCGGGCATTCCGGGCCCCGGCATTGTCGTGCTCATCCTGGGGCTGGGGCTGCTGAGTTCGGAATTTCACTGGGCAGACCGGCTGTACACCCGGATCAAGCAGACGGGCCGAGATCTTGTCCGGCGCGCCCAATCAAATCGCAAGGACACGCCCGGACGCCAAGGATCGCTCAGGGACACCCGTTCGCAACAACGCTAAGGAGGCGTCGATGCCCAACACCATCAAGCTGTACGATTTTCCCATGTCTCCACGGGTCCGCAAGGTCCGCATCGTGCTGGCCGAAAAGGGTCTGGCATACGAAAAGGTGAACATCGATATTACCAAAGGCGAGCAAAAAACACCCGACTACCTGGCCATCAACCCCTACGGCAAGGTGCCGGCGCTCCAAGACAACGGGACCACGGTGTACGAATCGACGATTATCATGGAATACCTGAACGACACCTACCCGGACCCGCCCCTGCTGCCCTCTGCGCCGGGCCAGCGCGCCCGGGCGCGGGTTCTCATGCACTACGCCGACAATCCGTACGAAGGCGCCATTGCCCGCCTGGCCGGAGAACTCATCTTCAAGCCGATGCAGGGCGGCAGCCCGGACGAGGCGGCGGTCAGCCAAGCCACGACCGACCTCCAGGCCTGCTTTGACAAACTCGACCAGGAGTTGGGCGAGCAGGACTATCTGTTGGCCTCGGGCTTCAGCCTGGCCGATATCCCGTATGTGTCGTGGTCGCTGCTGTTTCCCCTGCTCAAGGTCACGGTCCCTCACCCCAGGGTCGAGGCGTGGCTTAAGCGAGTGCAAGAGCGACCGAGTATCCAGGCCGCGGGGTGAGCAGACAAGACAAGTCAAAAGGCAAATGTCAAAACTGAAAACATACACAGGGACGAGGTATGTTCAGCGGCATTATTGAAACCAGCGGCACGATTACCCGGATTGACGACATCGCCGAGGGCGTTCGGCTCAGCCTGTCGAGCGAACTGCCCGTGGCTGAGGTCGGTCTTGGGGAAAGTATTTGTGTGAACGGCACCTGCTTGACGGTGACGGCCATCGGAGACGCGGAGCTGAGCTTTGAGGTCTCGGCCGAGTCGCTGCGGCGTACAAACCTGGGCGACCTCAGGCCGGGCTCAGCCGTCAATCTGGAGCGCTCGCTACGGCTGGAGGATCGTTTATCCGGCCATCTGGTCTTTGGCCATGTGGACGGTCTGGGCTCGGTCGGCTCGATTCAGGCCGAGGGGGATTCGTTTCTGTACACCTTTGAGATTCCCCGCGAGCTGAGCCGGTATCTGGTCGAAAAGGGCTCGGTTGCCGTGGACGGCATCAGCCTGACGGTGTTCGACTGTCAACCGACATCCTTCACCTGTGCGATCATTCCCCACACCCATCAGGTCACGACCCTCAAACACCGCAAGCCCGGCGACCGGGTCAATATCGAGACCGACATGCAGGGCAAGTATATTGAAAATTTCGTCAAAGAGGCGGTCGAGGGCTCCCTGTCGGGTCCGCTGCAGGAGCTGCGCGACGAGCTGGCCCGGCTCAGACAGCAGCTCGGAGAGCTGAAACCCTGACCTGCCGGTCCAGTTCTGCCTGTTGCCCTTTGCCTGTTGCCTTTCCCAGGAAGCCCAGCCATGACACAGCCCGACCCCACGACGATCATCCACACCGCCCAATCCCAGGACCGCCAGCTGCTGACCGAAGTCGAGTCCAAAGCCCTGCTGCGCGCCGTCGGTCTTGATGTGGTGCGCACCGAGCTGGCCTCAAGCCGCGACCAGGCCGTCGGTCTGGCCGAGGACCTCGGCTGGCCGGTCGCCCTCAAGGTTTGCTCCCCGGACATCATCCACAAGAGCGATATCGGCGGGGTGCGGCTCAAGCTCGGCTCGGCCGACGCCGTTGGCCAGGCGTTTGACGCCATCATGGACGCCGCCCGCACGGCCCAGCCCGACGCCCGGCTCGACGGCGTGTCCGTCCAGCCCATGGCCAAGCCCGGTGTTGAGGTTATTATCGGTCTGACGACCGACCCCCAGTTCGGCGCTCTGCTCATGTTCGGTTTGGGTGGGGTGGCGGTTGAAGTCCTCCAGGATGTAGCCTTTCGGCTGGCACCGCTCACCCCCAACGACGCGCGCGGCATGATTCGCGAGCTGCGCGGTCTGCCCCTGCTGACCGGTCATCGCGGTCAGGCTGCGGTCGATCTGAGCGCGCTTGAGCAGCTGCTGCTCGGGGTTTCCGGGCTGGCGACCAGCTATCCCCAGATCCAGGAACTCGACCTGAACCCCAGCCTCGCCTATCCCGACGGCTGTCTGGCGGTCGATGCCCGGATCGTCCTGCGGTCTGACGGCCCGCCACCTGTCCCGCGTCCGCTGTCCGAGCGCACCCGGGCAGCCCTGGAACGGGTGTTTCACCCCAAGGCGGTGGCGGTCATCGGCGATAAAAAAGCCATGAACTATATGTGGCTGCGCAGTCAAAACCGGTTCCAGGGCAAGGTCTACTCGGTCCAGATCGACGAGCGCGAACTCCCCGGCATCGAGGCCCTGGGGGTGCCCAACTATACCAGCCTGGCCGATATTCCGGACGAGATTGATTACGTCATGACCGCCGTGCCGCGTCAGGTCACGCCTAGGATTATTGCCGACTGCGCGGCCAACAGGGTCGGTGGGGTGATGCTGTTTACCTCGGGCTTCTCAGAGGTCGGCGATGAGGAGGGCAAACAGCTGGAGCAGCGGCTGGTCGAGGCCGCCCAGGCATCCGAGCTGGCCCTGATCGGTCCGAACTGCATGGGCGTGTACAACCCCCAGATCGGTCTGCGCAACTACACCGAGCTGCCGACCGGCGAGGCCGGCAGTGTCGGGTTCATCGGCCAGAGCGGAACCCACACCATCACCTTCAGCCTGGCCGCTCCCCAGCACGCCATTCGCATCAGCAAGGCGGTCAGCTTCGGCAATGCCGCAGTGCTGGACGCCAGCGACTATCTCAACTATCTGGCTGCGGACGAGCAGACCCGGCGCATCGGCATGTATCTGGAAGGCGTGCGTGAAGGCCGGCGCTTCTTCTCCCTGCTCCGGGAGGTGAGCCCCCACAAGCCGGTAGTCATCTGGAAGGGCGGCCAGAGCGAGGCCGGCCAGCGGGCGACCTCATCGCATACCGGCTCGCTGGCCACGCCGGTGGCGATCTGGGATGCGGTGGTCAAACAGGCCGGCGCCATTCCGGTCGCGGACTTTGACACCCTGCTGGATGTCTTGCACCTCCTCGGCTTTGCCAAATCCACCACCGGCGACGGGGTTGGACTCGTCGCCATGACCGGCGGGCCGTCGGTGGTCATTACCGATGCGTTTGAACAGGCGGGACTGCGGGTTCCGGAACTCAGCCAGGAATCGTACCAGGAGTTGGCGTCGTTTTTCACCGTCATAGGCGGCAGTTTCCGCAACCCGCTCGACTCGGGCTATACGATCGGCATGGGACAATCGACCGACAATCTGGCCCGGCTGTTGTCGATTCTGGAGCGTGACCCCAAGATTGACGCCATCGTCATGGATACCGGCGCCGGGCTGGTAGCCGGCCAATGGCAGGCCCGCCCGCAGCGCCTCGACAGCCTGCTCGACACCTTGTCGGCCTTTGCTGCACGTTCGGCCAAGCCCTTCCTGACCGTCCTTCAGCCGTTCAACCGCGAGGCCGAGCTGCTATCGGTCCGGGATAAGTTTCACGCCGCAGGGCTGCCCACCTTTGCCACCCACGCCCGGGCTGCCCGAGCGCTGGCTCTGGTCACCGGCTACCGTCGTTTTCACGCTCCAGCCTCGGCCTCCTAGAGCCCGGGCACTCGCCCCGCCGGCCTTAGCCGCCGCCCGGGAGGAGTGCGCCGAGCCCCGCCTGGCGCTGCCCGGCGGCCGTAATTGACCCACTGTCGGCGATACGATAGCAAATGCTACGAAAGCAGACACTTCAGACACGACTGCAAGAAAGCGGAGAGCACAGGAAGGAGAAAAACAATGACCTATATCATCACCCGGCTGTGTCGGGATTGTCTTGACACCGGCTGTGTCGCCGTCTGCCCGGTGGACTGCATCTATAAATACGTTGGTGATGACAACGAGCAGTTTCCGGCCCAGCTGTACATTCATCCCGACGAATGTATCGACTGTGGGGCGTGTGAGCCGGAATGTCCATGGCAGGCCATTTTTGAGGAAGTTGCCGTTCCCGACGTTTTCGCCGAAGATACGCCTTTGAACTACGCTATGGTCGATCCGATCGACGACTTCGAGGTCGCCGTCCACGAGAAACCGGAGAACCCCTCGGCCGAGGAGATCCAGGCCAATAAAGAGAAATGGGGCTGGGACGGCTGACGCTCTCAGGGCAAGAGCATCGCTCTTGCCCCTGTCACGGATCTGCCTAGGTGCTACGCTTCAGCTCTTCTTCGACCAGGACCAGCCGGTCGTTACCAAAAAACATGGAGCCGTTGACAAACATGGTCGGGGTGCCATAGCCGCCGCGCCGCATGACCTCGTCCGTGTTGGCCCGCACGCGGTCCTTGTACTCCTGGCGGGCGATCTTTTCAAAATACTCCTGCGGGTCGAGCCCAACCTCCTCCACAATGGCGCGCAGCACCGCGTCCTGGCTGATGTCTTTGTCCTCGCCCCAGTAGGTCTCAAACACGCGGGAGCTATAGGCCAGGAAGCGGCCCGGCTGTTCCAGCGCGACCAGGGCGCCGCGCAGGGCCTTGACCGAGTTGACCGGAAACACGCTGGGCGGATTCTTGATCTTGAGCCCGTAATAGCGCGCCCAGTCCTGCATGTCCTTGGCCATGTATTTCTGCTTGGCCGGGACGCCCTTCTCGCGAAACTCGTACACCGACGGATTGATCGAGTTGAAGATCCCGCCGACCAGAATGGGCCGCCACTCCAGGTCGGCCCCGTATTTCTGACACAGCCCGTCGATCCTGGTAAAGGCCAGATACGTCCAGGGGCTGGAATAGTCGTAAAAGAATTCTACCTGAGTGGCCATGGGTGTTCTCCTCTCTGAGCGGCTAGGCGGTCACAAAATCGGCAATCATCCGGTTCATGTCCTCGGCGTAGGCCAGGTGGATATTGTGTTTGCCGTCGGGAAAAAGATGCACCCGCGAGCCGGCAATGCCCCCGTGCAGGACATCGGCATGAAAACGCGGCACGAGCGGATCTTTCTCGCCGTGCAGGATAAACGTCGGACAGCGAATCTCGGCCAAGCGCTGACGACACACATCGCCCCCGGCTTTATACAGGGCCTGCATGGCGTCGCACCAGTCCGTCCACAGCCCCTGGAGTTCCTGACCGTATATGGCGCCCATCCCTTCGCGCATCCGGGGCGACCAGGACGACACGGCGCGGGTTTTTTCATAGCCGTCGATATCCTCCTGGCTGATATACGCGTTGCCGCCCCACACGACGAGTTTTTCCACCTGTTGGGGATGGGCCAGGGTCAGCAGCAGGCCGATGATCGCGCCGTCGCTCCAGCCCCCAACCGCGTAGGACTCACAGCCCAACTGGTCCATCAGAGCCACGCAGTCTTCGGCGTCCTGGTGGTAGAAATCGATCGGGAATGCGCGCCGGGGCGGGCGTGAGCTGCCGTAACCGCGCGGGTCAAAGCTGATCACCCGCACGCCCAGCGCGGGCAGCTGTTCGAGCTGCGGCCCAAAGTCCGACTGGGCGGTTCCGAGCGCACCGGGAACCAAGACCAGCGGCGGTCCGTGGCCATGGTCTTCGTAGTACAGCCTGGCTCCCCTGACCTGTGCATACGGCATATCTTCACCTCCTGTGCGTGACCCATCCTGGTACCACGATCACGGGCAGAAGAGAACATGGGCAGGAGAGAATCGGGCGGCCGCTCTCTTGCAGAACACGCCGATCTCTGCCACAACACACGGGGCATATGAAAACCATAGGACTGACCGGTGGCATAGGCTCGGGCAAGAGCACCGTCTCCCAACTGCTGGCGGAACGTGGCGCGTTCGTCATTGACGCCGATAAGGTCGGCCACGAGATCTACCTGCCGGGCAAAGAAGCCTGGAAGCAGGTCACGGCTGCCTTTGGTTCGGAGATTCTGGCTGCAGATCAGACTATTGACCGCAAGAAGCTCGGAGCAATCGTGTTCGGCAGCACCGCGGCCCGCCAGCGTCTGAACGCCATCGTCCATCCCCTGATGTTCGAGGATATCGCCGAGCGCATTCAGGCCAAGCGGGCGACCGGATTTTCCGAGCCCATCGTGGTTGAGGCGGCCATCCTGATTGAGGCCAACTGGATTCCCCTGGTCGACGAGGTGTGGCTGGTCGAGGCCAGCACCGGGGCCGTGGTCGAACGCGTCGCCGCCCAGCGCGGCCTGGCGGCCAGCGACACCGAGGCGCGCATCGCCAGCCAGCTGTCCAACGCCGAGCGGCGCAAACACGCCCAGCTCGTTATCCACAATGACGGCTCGCTGGCCGACCTCAAACAGCGCGTAGACCAGGCCTGGGAGCGGCTGTCTCGATGAGCAAACTGTCTGTCCGCGGTGTCATCTTCGATATGGACGGCACCCTGGCCGACTCGGTCGAGTACTTCTATCATGTTTCGCTCGAAGTCCTGGAGATCGCCGGCATCCCCCTGCCGTCACGCGAGCGGGTGTATGAACTCATGCGGACCGGCCAGGACAATCCGCTGGCCAAACTCTTTCCGCCCGACCATCCCGACCCCGAGGCGACCCTCAAGCGCATTGTCGATACGCGGATGGACATGTGGATGGATCACTATCACCACAAGACCGAGGCGATTCCGGGCAGCCTGGACCTGCTCAAGAGCCTGCACACCCAGGGGCTGCGGCTCGGCATTGCCACCTCCTCGGGACGCGAGCTGCCGTTTCTGGACCACTGGGGCGTCCGCCATCTGTTCAGCAGTATCATCGGCCGTGAGGATGTCACCCACAGAAAACCGCACCCCGAGCCGATTCTCAAATGTCTGGAGCGCCTGGCGCTTCAGCCCCACGAGGCGGTGTATATCGGCGACTCGCCCATCGACGTGCAGGCCAGCCGGGCGGCCGGCTCACATACCGTCGGCGTCCTGACCGGCACCAGCACCCGCGAAATCATGACCGACCACGCGCCGGACTACATCCTGGACAGCGTGGCCGAGCTGCCAGACATTCTGGCGCCCGCATAGGAGGAGACAGGCATGGGACGTCTGCTTGGTATTGCCGTTCGTGGCGCCTCGCGTGCGCCAATGGAGACCCGGGACACCGTCCACATCAGCCAAGACACGGGTCTTGAGGGCGACTATCGCGGCAGATACGGCCCCCGCCAGATCACTGTCCTGTCCCAAGAGGCGTGGCAGGCCGCGTGTGACACCGTCCAGACCGAGCTGCCGTGGACGACCCGCCGGGCCAACCTGCTCGTCAGCGGAGTTGAGCTTGAGCGAACGACCCGCCAGGTGTTGCACATCGGCCCGGTCAGACTCGCCATTACGGGCGAAACCGACCCCTGCGAGCGGATGGACATGCAGCACATGGGCTTACGTCAGGCGCTCGTCCCGGCCTGGCGGGGCGGGGTCACGTGTTTTGTGCTGACCCCGGGCGACATCCGGCTTGGCGACGAGGTCCAGCTCCTGCCCAGCCCATCATCAGACTGAACACCGGACGGCCGCGACGGCGGTCCGGCCTCGCATCCAGCTGTCACGCCTCGTCCGCTTCGGCATAGCCGAGGCTGCGGATATCCTGCTCGTGCCCGTGCCGGGTGATGGTGTATTTGCTGACCAGGTAGATCGAAATCCAGGGCAGGCTCAGGTTGAGGGCCAGATGGAAAGCGGCCAGATTACGGATCGGCTCCTGCATGGCCTCTACGCTCGGGTTGGCAACCGAAAAGCCGAAGACTGACAGCAGCTGTCCGACGATGAACACGCCGCCGGCACTGATCATCTTCTGGGCCAGGGCCGAGCCCGAGGTCAGCAAGCCCTCACTCCGGCGCCCGGTCTGGCGCTGGCTCTCCTCGACGATATCCGCACCCATGGAGCCGACCAGGACGAAGCCGATGACCGCCACCGCCACCAGAAACGTACTGTGCGCCAAGAGCAGCCACCACAACAGGTCGGTGCCGTTGGCCGGAAACAGCGACACCGACACCATGGGGTCGAGCAGCCGCAGTCCCAGCGGCAGCGGCCCCAGCGCGGACGACAGCACAAACAGGCCGATTGCGGTCCGCTTCTTGTCCCGCCCGCGCGTCAGCGGATAGGCCAGCAGCCCGCAACTCATGGCCACGATCATGTGCACAACCGGAAAGATCTGGACGTGTTCCGGGGTCCACTGCCAGAAATACAGGTCGTAGTAGCGGTCGGTGTTGCTGTGCAGGCCGATATACAGGGCAAACACCAGCCCGGCGGCAAACAGCATCAGCCACGAACGGTTCGACAGCGTCTCAACAATGTCCCGGACCAGCCGGCGCGGGCTGAGGCGTTCCGCAGCGCTTTCATGCGGGACGTGGAGGGCGGGGATGTGTCCATGCAGGCTGAGCGTCGAGATCATGCCGGTAGCAAAAATGAGCATGCCGCCAATCCAGGCCATATCCCGATAACCGTCCGGGTTCAGGTAGGCTCGTGAGCCCTGATACTCGGCGGTCTCCGGCAACAAGAAGGCCAGCGTCAGCCAGGCAAAGCCAGCCCCGCCAAACCAGCCGTAGGAGGTGCTCCAGCCGACCAGCTGGGTGCGCTGGTCGTAGTCCTTGGTGAGTTCCGGGCCGAGCGCGCCGCGCGGAATTTCGTACAGGGTCATGGACACCCGCACGGCCACGGCCAGACACAACAGCCGCACGAACAGACCGCTCTGGCTGGTATCGGTCGGCGGCTGGAGGAGGGCGTAGAACGAGACGGCAAACGGCAGAATGCCGGCATACATAAAGGGGTGGCGCCGGCCCCAGCGCGTCCGCACCCGGTCCGACCAGACGCCGACCAGCGGGTCGGTGACCGCATCAACCGCCAGGGCCAGAGCCAAGGCCAGTCCGGCCAGGGCCGGGTCGAGACCCAGGACCTGGTTGTAGTACACCAGCACCCAGCCGCCAAAGACGTTATTCTTCACCCCACTGGCGATAGCGCCAAAAGCAAACGCGTTCAGGGTGCGGCGACTGGCGCGCTGGGTTTTCACGAGCGCGGCCCGCCCTCAAGCGTCCACACGTCGCACCATACCCCAGCCGCGCGGTCCGGCCCCGGCAACGCCAGGAGGCGGATCGTGGCCGCCACGCCCAGGGGCACTGACTCGGCCGCCAGGTCTCTCAGCTGGGCAACCACCGGGCTGGGCAGAAAGCCCAGCCCAACGTCCTGGATGACATTCTCCGCGTCCTGCCAGTGTCCCTGTACCGCAATCGCGTCCTGGTCCCGATACTCGAGCGACAGCCGACGTTCCCGGCCGGTCATAAAGGCCAGAATACGCTCCGCCGCAGCCGACCGACCCGTTCCTTCCAAGCGCACGTTTTCGGCCAGCCGCGGTATGAGGTAGGCCGTCGAATACGGCGAGAGACGCGAGCGGCTACCCGAGGTCTCAAACAGCGCGCCGGGGTCCTGGCGCAGGCGGATGATATGCGGCGCGTCCGTCACCAGACGGAACGCCCGTTCATACGGAAGCGTGACCGCAGCGTCGGCGCTGTCGAGCAGCACGACCTCTTCGGACTCAGGCATCTTCGTAGTGCGGCTCACGCCGCTCAAGGAAGGCGGCAATTCCCTCCCGCACGTCATTCGTCCGGGTGGTCAGAATCTGATTACGATCTTCCATCGCCACCGCCGCCTCAAGCGTCGGCGCGTCAACCGAGTAGCGCAGACACTCCTTGGTCAGCCGCACGCCAAGCGGGGAGTTGCGGGTAATCCTGGCCGCCATCTCGGCAGCCGCCCGGTCAAGCTCGGCCTCGGGCACGACCCGCGACACCAAGCCGGTCGCCAGGGCGCGCTGGGCGTCTATGAAATCGCCGGTCAGCAGCAGCTCTGAGGCGACCGAGCTGCCGACCAGCCGTGGCAGAAAGTAGCTCACCCCCACGTCGCAGGCCGACAGGCCGATCCGAATAAACGCGGCGTTCATCCGCGCCGACTCGGCCGCAATCCGAATATCGCTGGCCAGAGCCAGACCGAACCCGCCGCCTGCGGCCGCGCCGTGAACGGCGGCAATAAACGGCTGGGGCGCGCGGTGGATTTTAATCGCCAGCTCGGCGATGTGACGCTGGCCGCGCAGGCCGTCGGCCACCGATCCGCGCCCGTCGGCCTCACCCGCCTCCTTGAGATCGAGTCCGGCGCAAAACGCTCGCCCGGCGCCGCGCAGGATCACCACCCGGACGCTGTGGTCGGCCGCCAGCTCATCCAGGCAGGCGTGGAGTTCGTTGACCAGCAGGCTGTTCATCGCGTTCAGCGCCGCCGGACGGTTCAAGACCAGCCACAGCACGTCGTTGTCACGCCGCAGTTCCAGGGTGTCATAGCGCTCATTCATGGTCCTCTCCCCTAGATCAAGGACCGCGACTGACAGCCATCCACGGTAATACAGGCGCCGGAGACCCAGTTGGCCCGGCCCGAAGCCAGGAACACCACCACATCGGCCACCTCCTCGACCGTGCCGAAGCGGCCCGCCGGCAGCTCGGCCTTGATAAAGGCCGCAATGCCGTCCGGGTTCTCCTGCTGACGACGCTCCCACGAGCCGCCGGGAAACAGAATCGAGCCGGGCGCCACGCTGTTGACCCGCACGCCGTGCGGAGCCAGCTCGCGGGCCATTTCTTTCGACAGGCTGATCATGGCCGCCTTGGAGGCATTATACGTCATCGGCCCGCCCCACTCGCGCCCGTAGATCGAGCTGATGTTGATCACGCAGCCGCTCTGTTGCCCGCGCATGGCCGGCACGACCAGCCGGCACAGATCCAAGGCCGAAAAGAAGTTCAGGGCAAAACCTTTTTGCCAGTCCTCGGCCGAGGCGTCGAGATTGCCGCCCGGCCGCGAGCCGCCGACATTGTTGACCAGGATATCGACGGCGCCGCACTGCCGGCGGGTGTCCTCAACCCAGCCCCTGGCCTGGCTCTCGTCCGCCACATCCAGGGCGGTGACCAGGACCTCACCACCCCGGCTGCGGATGTCCTCGGCCGTCTGCTCCAGCGCTTCCCGGCCACGTGCGCAGATGCTGAGCCGGCAGCCTTCGGCGGCCAGGCCTAGCGCAATCGCCCTGCCGATTCCGCGGCTGGCCCCGCTGACCATCGCGACCTTGCCTGTAAGTCCCAGATCCATAGCTCCCTCCGCTTCTCGCAATATCAGGTCTACATAGCCTTTGTGCGGCTGGGCTGCCAGAGCCCGGCCAACCCTTGCCAGCATCCGGCCTGTCCAGATAGACTAGGCAGCCGCTCGAAACGCCGCAGGGAGGAAGACCATGCCAGATCATTTTGTGCTGGACAAAGACGGCCGGATTGCCACACTGCGCTTCAACCGGCCCGAAAAACGCAATCCGCTGAACGAGGAGATCCTGCGCGAACTCGAGGGTCTGCTCCATCAGGTTCGCGACGACCCCGAGGTGCGGGTGATGATCCTGACCGGCACCGGCAACACCTTTTGTGCCGGCGC carries:
- a CDS encoding zinc ribbon domain-containing protein; translated protein: MPIYDYHCQACHKTQSLLFLSLTEAEIGERTCRWCGEPRLRRILSRFAYHQSEASRLQDFDTGAPRDESFYRDSRNVGLWAKKRAKEMGADLGSQFEETVEKARSGKIGDDV
- a CDS encoding glutathione S-transferase family protein codes for the protein MPNTIKLYDFPMSPRVRKVRIVLAEKGLAYEKVNIDITKGEQKTPDYLAINPYGKVPALQDNGTTVYESTIIMEYLNDTYPDPPLLPSAPGQRARARVLMHYADNPYEGAIARLAGELIFKPMQGGSPDEAAVSQATTDLQACFDKLDQELGEQDYLLASGFSLADIPYVSWSLLFPLLKVTVPHPRVEAWLKRVQERPSIQAAG
- a CDS encoding riboflavin synthase, with the protein product MFSGIIETSGTITRIDDIAEGVRLSLSSELPVAEVGLGESICVNGTCLTVTAIGDAELSFEVSAESLRRTNLGDLRPGSAVNLERSLRLEDRLSGHLVFGHVDGLGSVGSIQAEGDSFLYTFEIPRELSRYLVEKGSVAVDGISLTVFDCQPTSFTCAIIPHTHQVTTLKHRKPGDRVNIETDMQGKYIENFVKEAVEGSLSGPLQELRDELARLRQQLGELKP
- a CDS encoding acetate--CoA ligase family protein, translated to MTQPDPTTIIHTAQSQDRQLLTEVESKALLRAVGLDVVRTELASSRDQAVGLAEDLGWPVALKVCSPDIIHKSDIGGVRLKLGSADAVGQAFDAIMDAARTAQPDARLDGVSVQPMAKPGVEVIIGLTTDPQFGALLMFGLGGVAVEVLQDVAFRLAPLTPNDARGMIRELRGLPLLTGHRGQAAVDLSALEQLLLGVSGLATSYPQIQELDLNPSLAYPDGCLAVDARIVLRSDGPPPVPRPLSERTRAALERVFHPKAVAVIGDKKAMNYMWLRSQNRFQGKVYSVQIDERELPGIEALGVPNYTSLADIPDEIDYVMTAVPRQVTPRIIADCAANRVGGVMLFTSGFSEVGDEEGKQLEQRLVEAAQASELALIGPNCMGVYNPQIGLRNYTELPTGEAGSVGFIGQSGTHTITFSLAAPQHAIRISKAVSFGNAAVLDASDYLNYLAADEQTRRIGMYLEGVREGRRFFSLLREVSPHKPVVIWKGGQSEAGQRATSSHTGSLATPVAIWDAVVKQAGAIPVADFDTLLDVLHLLGFAKSTTGDGVGLVAMTGGPSVVITDAFEQAGLRVPELSQESYQELASFFTVIGGSFRNPLDSGYTIGMGQSTDNLARLLSILERDPKIDAIVMDTGAGLVAGQWQARPQRLDSLLDTLSAFAARSAKPFLTVLQPFNREAELLSVRDKFHAAGLPTFATHARAARALALVTGYRRFHAPASAS
- a CDS encoding 4Fe-4S dicluster domain-containing protein, yielding MTYIITRLCRDCLDTGCVAVCPVDCIYKYVGDDNEQFPAQLYIHPDECIDCGACEPECPWQAIFEEVAVPDVFAEDTPLNYAMVDPIDDFEVAVHEKPENPSAEEIQANKEKWGWDG
- a CDS encoding 2-hydroxychromene-2-carboxylate isomerase, whose product is MATQVEFFYDYSSPWTYLAFTRIDGLCQKYGADLEWRPILVGGIFNSINPSVYEFREKGVPAKQKYMAKDMQDWARYYGLKIKNPPSVFPVNSVKALRGALVALEQPGRFLAYSSRVFETYWGEDKDISQDAVLRAIVEEVGLDPQEYFEKIARQEYKDRVRANTDEVMRRGGYGTPTMFVNGSMFFGNDRLVLVEEELKRST
- a CDS encoding alpha/beta hydrolase, translating into MPYAQVRGARLYYEDHGHGPPLVLVPGALGTAQSDFGPQLEQLPALGVRVISFDPRGYGSSRPPRRAFPIDFYHQDAEDCVALMDQLGCESYAVGGWSDGAIIGLLLTLAHPQQVEKLVVWGGNAYISQEDIDGYEKTRAVSSWSPRMREGMGAIYGQELQGLWTDWCDAMQALYKAGGDVCRQRLAEIRCPTFILHGEKDPLVPRFHADVLHGGIAGSRVHLFPDGKHNIHLAYAEDMNRMIADFVTA
- the coaE gene encoding dephospho-CoA kinase (Dephospho-CoA kinase (CoaE) performs the final step in coenzyme A biosynthesis.), giving the protein MKTIGLTGGIGSGKSTVSQLLAERGAFVIDADKVGHEIYLPGKEAWKQVTAAFGSEILAADQTIDRKKLGAIVFGSTAARQRLNAIVHPLMFEDIAERIQAKRATGFSEPIVVEAAILIEANWIPLVDEVWLVEASTGAVVERVAAQRGLAASDTEARIASQLSNAERRKHAQLVIHNDGSLADLKQRVDQAWERLSR
- a CDS encoding HAD family hydrolase; protein product: MSKLSVRGVIFDMDGTLADSVEYFYHVSLEVLEIAGIPLPSRERVYELMRTGQDNPLAKLFPPDHPDPEATLKRIVDTRMDMWMDHYHHKTEAIPGSLDLLKSLHTQGLRLGIATSSGRELPFLDHWGVRHLFSSIIGREDVTHRKPHPEPILKCLERLALQPHEAVYIGDSPIDVQASRAAGSHTVGVLTGTSTREIMTDHAPDYILDSVAELPDILAPA
- a CDS encoding MOSC domain-containing protein; translated protein: MGRLLGIAVRGASRAPMETRDTVHISQDTGLEGDYRGRYGPRQITVLSQEAWQAACDTVQTELPWTTRRANLLVSGVELERTTRQVLHIGPVRLAITGETDPCERMDMQHMGLRQALVPAWRGGVTCFVLTPGDIRLGDEVQLLPSPSSD
- a CDS encoding MFS transporter translates to MKTQRASRRTLNAFAFGAIASGVKNNVFGGWVLVYYNQVLGLDPALAGLALALALAVDAVTDPLVGVWSDRVRTRWGRRHPFMYAGILPFAVSFYALLQPPTDTSQSGLFVRLLCLAVAVRVSMTLYEIPRGALGPELTKDYDQRTQLVGWSTSYGWFGGAGFAWLTLAFLLPETAEYQGSRAYLNPDGYRDMAWIGGMLIFATGMISTLSLHGHIPALHVPHESAAERLSPRRLVRDIVETLSNRSWLMLFAAGLVFALYIGLHSNTDRYYDLYFWQWTPEHVQIFPVVHMIVAMSCGLLAYPLTRGRDKKRTAIGLFVLSSALGPLPLGLRLLDPMVSVSLFPANGTDLLWWLLLAHSTFLVAVAVIGFVLVGSMGADIVEESQRQTGRRSEGLLTSGSALAQKMISAGGVFIVGQLLSVFGFSVANPSVEAMQEPIRNLAAFHLALNLSLPWISIYLVSKYTITRHGHEQDIRSLGYAEADEA